DNA sequence from the Portunus trituberculatus isolate SZX2019 chromosome 49, ASM1759143v1, whole genome shotgun sequence genome:
ttgccccggacgctgttgacatggtgccacacctcccggagggactgggtcctgcgcaccttgtccaggaaggagacccagtacttcttcctttcctgctgccgcagatCCATGAAGTgtcgagccacggtaaccatggcatcctgtgactctgtgtctgctgggttgagctaccaacgtctctggtaggcagcgagcatctgttggcagttcagaatgacagggtcggtagcgtaagtccagcagcgtggagcatgggcccttgctggaacccttggagtcgcgatgaatccctcgatggtgtgcaggagtccgtcatacagtgcctctgcatcagcaaaggagcccttcacggcagcgtaccatgccaccacatggacgacgTGATCCAtcatcctggatggtggcacTGTCAAGCGCTTCCTGGGCACTGCCGGGGTGGACTGCACCGGGAGGGTCGTCTCCAGGGCGAAGTGGTCGCTCAGCTatgacctgacaagataagtttgggcagtatatgttggcatattgataagggctacataatcaagtctgcctccttgaacatgtgtgggtgtgtggtcttccagcgcacaccattagcattggtggtgaggtggcttcctaattccttatgcctggcattaaggtcacccatgataacattttgctcttcaagaacatgttcaggaaaatttgcaatatttaaggcaccagcatgaatgtacatgtttacaaagtaaataatttcacccacagtgtgcaagcaaacagtaataaattcaataccctcagtgacccccatttccatgaagttaactagaatcccatgtttaatgtaagtggccatcccccgactactgccgtcaccacaactgagggtgtgggaggcataaccccgcagctcaggcacccttggccctacctcctgtaaggaagtaatgtcaggcttatggagaaggacatgagagtgtaggtcagtgaaacgggcatgtagaccattgacattccatgttagggtgcggaaagtcttaccgttcatcgtgatggtgttgcatctgtgtcttcaggCCATCCACTTCCTGTGTCAGGCGAGACATCTGGTCCATCAGCATCTGCATGGCTGccatcagatgtccctggtctggctcggggctggcagtcttcagatgtccctggtctggctcggagctggcagtcttcagatcTCCCTGGTCTAGCTTGgagctggcagtcttcagatgtccctggtctggcttgaagctggcagtcttcagatgtccctggtctggctcggggctggcagtcttcaggtgTCCCTGGTCCGGCTCGGGGTTGGCAGTCCGGGCTGGGATTGGGCTGTAGCACCGCTTCTTCTTTCGGTTGACCAGTGTCCATTCACCTGCAGCATCCTCCTCACAGTCTGCCACAGGTGACTTGCTCTCTGAAGCAGGGGGAGCAGGGGCCATCTCTGAGAGGCTCCGGAGCTGTCCACACTACTGACAGTGGGAAACCTGAATGTCCACTTGTGTCTGATGGTACACAGAAATCAATTCCCTACCCAGTGTTACTAGTTgtcacttcatcaccaccatgaaTTTCGGAATGAATCCAGGGGAAATTGAGGACGAGGAGGTCAAGATTGTCGACCCCAGTAGAGCAATTAAATTAAAACAAGAAGTCCAGCAGCTAAGAACTTTGCTAAACACAACTTCCTTATCCTCAGCACCATCAACGTCTAGCTCACTCGCGAAATCCACCCAACTGAGCCTGACCAAACCACAGGACGTTCCCATGCTTGGATTAGATTAGTTACAAGGCTTAGATGCAGAAGCACAACTCCAAATTTTTGTTGAGTTAGTAGAGCAGTGTAGTAACCAAGATGATGATCGAGTCAGGATCGCGAAAAGTAGAGTGAGTTCAGATCTagccatcctcatccataacaATCAAGCTAACAAAAAGATTAGTTCGTGGCCAACACTCAAAACCTTCCTGAGGGAAGAATTCAATGTTGAATTTAATGTAGATTGTGCCTGGCAAGAGCTTGAGTTTATGAAGTATGATTGGATGGAATCCCCTCAGGCATTCACTCAGCGATTCAAATGTCAACACGCAGTGGTAGAAACAAGATTCCCCAAAGAAAAATTTCCAAACCATGACCGTACGATTAAGAGGAGACTGGCATGGACTACCGAGAGAGTCACGAGAAAAACTGGAAGGATTCCTGGATGAGGGATATCCCCTAAATAAGTTCCTTGAGCGCTTAGAACATGAGAGACAAATAATGGAAGCCCAAAGCTATGATCAGGTGAATTTGATACCCCGAGAAAATAAGAAGTCAAGTCAGGAAGGAGCCGAAGTTCTCGTTAAGAGTAAATCATCTGAATTAGAGGAGCTAAGAGAAAACATCCAACAGTTAAAAGCACAGGTAGCCCAGGGAAGGCATGATTCACCTAGACCTCACGAACCTCAAAAACGTAACTATTGTGAGTACTGTAGATCAAACACTCACCAGCTAAGGGAGTGCTGGAGAAAACCTCCTCAAGGTCATTGCTTTGATTGTATAAGACCAGGTTGCtacagaggagagaagaattgcCCATCTATAGTCAAACCACGCTGTGGAGTCACTTTGGGTGGGGtcggaaaagaggaaaaggggacaTCCCAGCTACAgcgttgccaaatctctcccacTACTAGGGCAATTAAAAAGGATTAGAGATCGCCTGACCCTTTTAAGCctacaccaccccaccacctctcctctctctctctctctctctctctgcataattttgtagaaaagggtaaagaaaactCCCAAAAAAACTTTCTAAATAGTATAACATACCTATTCTGCTTTCGACTtattttccacaccaccactgaggtATAAGTCAAGGTTCTAAGAAGTAGTTATATACGTTGTATATAAGTTCCTTCTCTCGGCTTTGTATTGGTCCACCACGATTCGTGAcgcttccttccatcttgctGGGTGGGTGGCCAGGTGATAAATGAATGACCCTGACCCACCTTAATCCCCGACCCctgacctgcctgccttcccagaCCTACCTGACAACCCCGCAAAATAGCGTTGCCACGTGTCgtgttatttatgtatgtatactaattgttattatctatattaCAATACTACTGCATTCATAACACTACAAACCCTTATTGAATCTAAAAAAGTATTTAAtgggaaataaaacataagaataatTAGTAAATAGGTGACAAATGACATGAAGTGATGTGTGTTGGGGATGATTTGGCATAGTGGCGAGCCGGGGATTTACCGCAGCGTCCACACCCAAAGTGACTCCAGAGCTGGTTTGACTATAGGGACAGGGGATTTGCACCTCAACAAcgatcacaaaaaaaatatgactagCAGGagactcttcctctcccatcatcaATGTGCAAATT
Encoded proteins:
- the LOC123499306 gene encoding uncharacterized protein LOC123499306; translation: MAPAPPASESKSPVADCEEDAAGEWTLVNRKKKRCYSPIPARTANPEPDQGHLKTASPEPDQGHLKTASFKPDQGHLKTASSKLDQGDLKTASSEPDQGHLKTASPEPDQGHLMAAMQMLMDQMSRLTQEVDGLKTQMQHHHDERR